Proteins encoded within one genomic window of Anopheles gambiae chromosome 3, idAnoGambNW_F1_1, whole genome shotgun sequence:
- the LOC1272488 gene encoding aladin: MSRALNLSNFPPSAEVIGFSARDHYPDIVFTREMLHPPGHSRRSESTRDVMVPVTESLPKRILAIFMELGLLEALGEATQSESRFVARAATYLQMIGRRFKQYWQSYPCELSMDLVAKHSQTRNWQKSTIRCLSWHPLCFKLAVATIDDTVRIYTRNPGVTPILRSSLQKAVTCLAWRPYTGGELAIGCQSGVLIWSVDPTSQITRPLSQAVHLQHGRHQPVTAVSWSSNGELLVTASINDTHLLVWNVDQQRCVPMHRVKLPCALVSYAPLGYNMIASTIGKDFYLCTVPPERVTRVGWSTANGSLQSFVWSRDEKHLLFVTTDDMKLFYMRLSGLKSASYELAFPLVDLDQKLTDGGLAIGGKAQSLAWCPRDRFLAISFKNTAAIAIFFTNLAGLQINIDPYCLIFGVGVEYPSCMCYQENYQQEYDSDAQSVLTIGWSSGRVEYYPL; encoded by the exons atgAGTCGTGCACTAAACCTTAGCAATTTCCCTCCCAGCGCTGAAGTGATTGGGTTCTCAGCC CGCGATCATTATCCGGATATAGTGTTTACACGTGAAATGTTGCACCCTCCCGGACACAGCCGGCGGTCGGAGAGTACGCGCGATGTGATGGTGCCCGTGACGGAGTCGCTTCCGAAGCGCATACTGGCCATCTTTATGGAGCTCGGTTTGCTCGAAGCGCTCGGCGAAGCGACCCAGTCCGAATCACGGTTTGTTGCCCGTGCCGCCACCTACCTGCAAATGATTGGCCGACGGTTCAAGCAGTACTGGCAGTCGTACCCGTGCGAACTGTCCATGGATCTGGTGGCAAAGCACTCGCAAACACGCAACTGGCAGAAGAGCACGATACGCTGTCTGAGTTGGCATCCGCTGTGCTTCAAGCTGGCCGTTGCGACCATCGACGATACGGTGCGTATCTACACGCGCAACCCCGGCGTAACGCCGATCCTGCGCAGCAGTCTCCAGAAAGCCGTTACCTGTCTCGCTTGGCGACCGTACACCGGAGGCGAGCTTGCGATCGGATGCCAAAGCGGCGTGCTCATCTGGAGCGTCGATCCGACGAGCCAGATTACGCGGCCCCTCTCGCAGGCGGTTCATTTGCAGCACGGACGGCACCAACCGGTCACCGCCGTTAGCTGGAGCAGTAACGGAGAGCTGCTGGTGACGGCCAGCATCAACGACACGCATCTGCTCGTGTGGAACGTGGATCAGCAGCGATGCGTTCCGATGCATCGCGTGAAATTGCCCTGTGCCCTGGTCAGCTATGCGCCGCTCGGTTACAACATGATCGCCAGTACAATTGGCAAAGATTTCTACCTCTGCACGGTACCGCCCGAGCGTGTCACGCGAGTCGGCTGGAGTACGGCAAATGGTTCGCTACAATCTTTCGTCTGGTCCCGGGACGAGAAGCATCTCCTCTTTGTCACCACCGACGATATGAAGCTGTTCTACATGCGGCTGTCCGGTTTGAAAA GCGCATCGTACGAGCTGGCCTTCCCACTGGTGGATCTCGACCAGAAACTTACTGACGGTGGTTTAGCGATCGGTGGCAAAGCGCAATCACTCGCCTGGTGCCCGCGGGACCGCTTTCTTGCCATATCGTTCAAAAACACCGCGGCCATTGCCATCTTTTTTACGAATCTGGCCGGACTGCAGATTAACATCGATCCGTACTGCCTCATTTTTGGCGTGGGCGTAGAGTATCCATCGTGCATGTGCTATCAGGAAAACTATCAGCAGGAGTACGACTCGGACGCACAGTCTGTGCTCACGATCGGCTGGTCATCCGGTCGCGTTGAGTACTATCCGTTGTAG